AATAAAATGAAGTCTTTTCTCACCCATAGTCTCGCCACGCAGAAGCGGATGACCCGATGTCACTAATCGAACAGGATTGCCACAAGTATGTGCATCAATACAAGAAAATGTACCTTTTATCATAAATCTTCCGTTTGTTATTGTTAGCCTCTAGCTCTATTAAATAATAAGGCTAAGGGCTGTTGATCTTTCGTGGTTAAATTTTGTTCGAGATAAAAGCGTTTTTATCGCCCCGAGTAGTGTGTAGCCTAGTCATTCTAAGCAAATACTACTCAACAAAGAGAGATACGCTTTTAGCCGAACCCTTCGGGCAGCGTTTGTTGGGTATTTCTACTGCGTTATCGCTTTTTCGTGTAGCTCGCTACACCACAAAAGCGCTGCCTTGTGTAAATACCCAACAATTCGCTGCAAAAATCATCACGAAAAATCAACAGCCCCTAACTTTGTTAGAGAATAAATCATGAAATTAATTGAGTTTTGATAAGTCGATATGTGTCTCTAATACTTCATAGTAAAACGCTCTATGTATGCTCAATCCAAAAAATTGGCTTATAAACACTTGTACAGAATCTTTCATTACTTGATGTTTCGCTTTCAGACTAAGCGAAGCATAATCATTGCGCACACTATAATTTCATGTACATCATCAGCTCCCACATAGACACATTGTTTACAAAGTCGCTCAAGCTAGCTTTTATAATTGAGCTGAGTTAAAGCGGCTGTATAAACACCAGATAAATTAAGAGATATTAAAATCTCCAAAAGGTAATGAATAGATTTGTATTAAATACAAAGTACGGTATATTGTATGCAATATCAACTTATTTTTAAAACAAATGAAACAAATTAACGCGGCTCAAGAGACTATAGCTGTCATAGGTGCAGGCATTGTGGGTGTGACTACAGCTTTAAAACTACAAAAGGAAGGGTATAAAGTAACGCTCATTGATGAAAAAGGTATAGCTGAAGGCTGCTCAAAAGGCAATGCAGGACATTTTGCGACAGAGCAAGTCTTCCCATTAGCGCAAAAAGGATTATTGCCACATATACCGGCCATGCTTATAAATCCACTTGGACCATTTAAAATTGATATTCGTTACTTACCTAAGGCCATACCTTGGTTTGTCCGATTTTTAATTAATATGAAGAAAGACCGATTTGATAGAAACAAACATGCTTTAAAATCCTTAACAGAGCTTGCTCTTCAATCTTGGAAGACACAACTGTCAGATGCCAACTTAACCAATAAAATAACATTGAATGGCAGTCTCTTAACTTTCTCAGGGTCAAAATTAACAGCCGAAAAGGTATTAAAAGAATATGTAAGTGAAGGAGTAAGTGCTGAGCTACTTAATCGAGAACAGCTCGATATATTAGAGCCAGGCATAGATAAAACAATAAATTATGCCATTTTATTCCCAGAGGTTGGCCATAGCATAGATCCATACAATCTCGTTCATGACCTGTTCAAGGCCTACCAAGCTTATGGCGGTGAATATATTGAAACTAGCATCATAAATATTAATCAGTTCGATAACCATGTCACTATCACCAGTAAAACTGCTAATTATGAGTATGAAAAAATCGTAATTTGTGCAGGTGCATACAGTAAAAATCTGTGTGCCTATGTTGGCCTCAATGTTCCATTAGAAGCAGAGCGCGGCTATCACTTAATGGTAAAAAGCAAATCAATGCCTAAAAGACCTATCGCATCATTTGATAAAAAATTAATTCTTACACCTATGACATCAGGTTTACGTTTGGCTGGTACCGTCGAATTTGCAGGAGTCAAAAAAAGCATGAATATTGAAAGGGCTAAAGTGTTATTTCCTTTAGGAAAGTCTATTTGGCCTGATATTTATGAACAAAGCGACAGCAATCATTGGATGGGCTGTAGACCAAGCTTACCAGATTCTCTCCCTGTAATTAGCCAATCTCTCTCGACACCCAGAGTATATTATAACTTTGGCCATCAGCATTTAGGGTTAACATTAGCTACCATTAGTGCTGAATTAATTACCTCGATCATTAAAAAAGAGTCGAATAAAATAGATGTTACACCTTTTAGAATCGATAGATTCTGATTCGGGAGAATGTCAAAAGACTAATTTAATCTTCTTAAACGAAAAAAGCCTCAACATATGTTGAGGCTTATATAATTTGGTCCTGGCGATGTCCTACTCTCACATGGGTAATCCCACACTACCATCGGCGCTGTTTCGTTTCACTACTGAGTTCGGAATGGGATCAGGTGGGTCCAAAACGCTATTGTCACCAAGAAAATCTTTTAAATATTCTTGTTATTTTAATTTATAAATTAGGAGCCTGGCGATGTCCTACTCTCACATGGGTAATCCCACACTACCATCGGCGCTGTTTCGTTTCACTACTGAGTTCGGAATGGGATCAGGTGGGTCCAAAACGCTATTGTCACCAAGCAAAATTTTCTCGTCTTACCGCTCTCGCCGTAAAACTAAATTGGAAGGCTGATTAAAAGTGTCTACTTCAGTTCTATCTAACTTCTTGCTTATCTATCAGTGCTTCATACAAACCACTTTGGCGTTGTATGGTTAAGCCTCACGGGTAATTAGTATAGGTTAGCTTAACGCCTCACAGCGCTTCCACACCCTACCTATCAACGTTGTAG
The genomic region above belongs to Pseudoalteromonas ulvae UL12 and contains:
- a CDS encoding NAD(P)/FAD-dependent oxidoreductase; this encodes MKQINAAQETIAVIGAGIVGVTTALKLQKEGYKVTLIDEKGIAEGCSKGNAGHFATEQVFPLAQKGLLPHIPAMLINPLGPFKIDIRYLPKAIPWFVRFLINMKKDRFDRNKHALKSLTELALQSWKTQLSDANLTNKITLNGSLLTFSGSKLTAEKVLKEYVSEGVSAELLNREQLDILEPGIDKTINYAILFPEVGHSIDPYNLVHDLFKAYQAYGGEYIETSIININQFDNHVTITSKTANYEYEKIVICAGAYSKNLCAYVGLNVPLEAERGYHLMVKSKSMPKRPIASFDKKLILTPMTSGLRLAGTVEFAGVKKSMNIERAKVLFPLGKSIWPDIYEQSDSNHWMGCRPSLPDSLPVISQSLSTPRVYYNFGHQHLGLTLATISAELITSIIKKESNKIDVTPFRIDRF